A genomic region of Caenorhabditis elegans chromosome V contains the following coding sequences:
- the C06B8.7 gene encoding SRCR domain-containing protein (Confirmed by transcript evidence) — protein MILRSLLLIVIFHVTWCQIGQPGQAPGQVPLDPGYRQPLEPIKNVLQGAYGSNITLYYRNSPYRVMGDLTVEYGVTMDIETGTRIYFDTGVGLIVKGTLRAIGNEFAHIEMLPYQQQINYDSEMPNFRLVDGPTVRQGRLQVQFRDRWRSVCTMVTNWTSIDTGTACRSMGYSDGGFWKWFRRNNDTYPFVMPKPDCHGAAKNLWDCPAFSNPQKIRLSENLCQGEDDIGIYCWGPPTFTGWARHWKGIQILNSPFHYVNSDPDLVAVNRESDSRLEFVDILYAGYDGVNKNTTSALYIEGVPPIMNGLRIEHSARDGLQLLDANGPAIIANSTFSYNRGHGISVVNTTDARIFINNTKIQGNWGDGIWYKQQTGVNLIDYGMRERRSIGSGRLEEQKPRIDMCAEHRVDDNHFFPHLIAVNLKNRTYLDLAQPAICWMTVSLPPRLPYTYSIQWLHIRDRNPQTARTTLLVCDSNNVDENSCSTPRFRIPIRNEIFPQSISLKSSGKPLYLALEHVLDGDQAGYVQGDVHLLFNIHASVLDKAYYGLNVTNCIIEKNTGNGVFANDIRERTALTNVTLDENQGYAGFLVKDGAADIWLNETRILNNWGDGMNISYAGGSIMVNGTRIEKNRWRGAAIHYNQTLPFLPMYNEVIFKGRPSNNKFYLPTIISENEWGGLLVGNFCAYSNESNWHSKYRIPINSVYPKLVPKILISWVEFLKNQYHPSMEIFSCRDPDVIWNIVDVTGNRIDGNLGYGMRIAPAVNMHTVINSNQFLHNNDTTLYIRNAQWPELGDLPAEVTISKNVFKFNVAKYIISIGMNEDAPRQFLTFNQQNEIRANTVFDPFPSLPPRSTPYAALVVSSSNVKIHRNCFNNERSKYEIATELEQHAKWIDARENNWGFQEIPRFIDKFFDQFNRYSLASIDIEPYMAACNQRMPYITLLNGAFRQFKKQSEPFKLGGIIYENHDLLKGRYQVTEDLQVVPGAKLTIASGSVLEFQHGIGMLVQGDLIRNEYDQDEKVIFTSTPFTLERRSDIRLVDVDGNYEVTEGRLEVLVDDQWGTVCNRSWTPQLTILACNQLGLVADVQYFENWRIFPEPGDLPMIMDNIRCEENEVDITKCRHDGVERNCAAGCRSTEVVGLRCLEPRWAGVRYSLLANPPTVTGQTTMDNWRIEKGGLFNFRTSEFCAAFKVDWNYHTFHRLEIRNNFWDGIDVVYNDLVKKPAIRNSVIYNNRRNGFHIRSAGITVENVTINFNGQSGMRYNPSLSALEQNDIVSWLSLKEQPELEANNIFRIPDQQLDLIEVMESNLNQRKFLVAAETQDCPADPHQECVYNLMIRSVGYQYGLASKMAIQIVNAPSNVSDEDAIFTEVSTGKSWSARKDQVYFPVVSTENAMRMRYTRSFGKPKLVILVLFLDTQEYVDRFIHLYKSRVEDNQYGFSSVHYSNLTYSDGRLSNRWNNEKIWLQKVNFTRNSEAVMWLHSPQHAVVPGTPIAEITYHFDNCSVTDNSGPIIESHRDLYASANVFHWILWSNTFANNSRSGIAVALPDTYDLLAKQTHSFWLTENRFERNSEFKILLDGYYAFANISSNNFTLNTAPKQFGMVELRGMEKNLICERNRFFFNWGHWMIKLDATSQYLRQIDVPSYVQYNYIEKNRFINQRGDYVDMWPRSYALGVFGSQKVEVHFNRFFNELIDFELVSGAKYSDVFETMNTTHNWWGTGNEAVIAQRVFDFDDWNTFTRAEWTPFYVSNDLSINFWWNPWRDGQLANATYLEPGVHDLHGRVYEDKNLTLITERWYSFPYNYRPFRPYRITRDVTIMPGATLYIEQNVEVHVWPNVRILVLGNLVARGEYWQPIRFKPINVTEYMQYKGEIPTEYRKKRGIEWPEKSQRHAGYAHLAGPNGPFVIKGTSGNSKLSDHLERTKRHDCQWPENPNHPHESIHPDTPNGPYRLKGLKQERPKRASDRSKPDLVYRDFPTLHRDDPYYQRFTVSLTTNGSDYGRAGFIQIYNATTGEVVPSCDRQFTIRNAQVVCRELGLQTQNVYHWLTPRWDYNPHVRILKTYMEPRQCRGDEPSLDRCDLRLSGNDSQWMCMDSEHFNYVYCGSNRSLSRDYIGNWGGITFAQPNLEHAYGEKSGAKKEKSILQYVEIVGGGAGHKDSWQSAGLQVFHRSPILDHINVTNCSVHGIQVISPNDRITLANLNVTFNQGQGVNILTTFVQAPSSSQNAMRKPMSIPYYTQGMLDMCAARKRFEVENRIMLYYKYDSYPVDCVKVFTSRGRRVAFRIVQYQLYSSPTDLGRSDALRLYSSESFAPMALLADFRSDYQSVDPSVAVTSDEIAVHLRATAADGVYGFIAEVSALPSNAEQHTVGEIIIRGSRVDHNDRGAIEYSNLGEMSPNLVIESSSFAFNGIHLFGNISTSSQAVQLNLHNTVFFLFRANSIAHNRGGLYISATSSSPVVRLGALIKNCLFAYNSNSTALALSGNNYQVITLLNNIISHNFALYHDTIVAHDVAINMTRNTLFSNTGLHTLDIHANSKLSVDKNTFFYNNFYDNLALGHGQQYLEMYGYQPAKENNEFFNRPRRDLVKRQVLTQQGVSFDWWTHVDNETTRYRSTIIAGSSQEVFKFNTFNDPLNDYELTTGRQSPYEMGSIDAKENYWGYPGTVGVAAGKIRDHEDYPGLVKVDFTPVLESNTSLIEGDCPAGWFQAGHEEFKSCFLFVPSAVTFSRAVEYCEELDAFVPYLRINDILQSQLAQRIEKFSIDLRTDQERLKPYGMDDDIPVWISAVNIPNTQCGWLRSRSKKIEQANCNLLTAFICEKGTHPYSEPILWRPGIIIPIILAAVILFLLVILLICWCVKSRKRNDLLGERKENIRASMRLQKLHQEHEKREMKRGSDHTHTSGHASLNSGSTVSAYSGRAIHRPPAYQSDTLSTATSENTYSYAYTPHGGPTASYNTRPSRSVSTNPNGYSEITHPTVTQTTTTVPYRSTSSPNNHVRMRPYQPRSDTASNATLSYTTDSERTSTATDLSSSYTSDASESTVQSTVVNKRRSPQPPVSPIPRAPPLRNSNGFLASTNNFQPLPTDIPMRSDPELNHFVELHAAPRTGGSIRFKKPAMETSM, from the exons ATGATCCTACGAAGTCTCTTATTAATAGTAATATTCCATGTAACATGGTGTCAAATCGGTCAGCCGGGACAAGCCCCAGGCCAAGTACCACTGGATCCAGGATACCGGCAACCATTGGAACCGATCAAGAATGTTCTTCAAGGCGCATACGGTAGCAACATCACGTTGTACTACCGTAACAGTCCATATCGAGTTATGGGTGATTTGACTGTCGAATATGGGGTAACCATGGATATCGAAACGGGTACAAGGATATATTTCGATACCGGAGTTGGGCTTATTGTCAAGGGAACTCTCAGAgcaatt ggaaaTGAATTCGCACATATCGAGATGCTCCCCTATCAGCAACAAATCAACTATGACTCCGAAATGCCCAACTTTCGCCTAGTAGACGGGCCTACAGTACGACAAGGTCGACTTCAAGTACAGTTCAGAGATCGATGGAGATCCGTGTGTACAATGGTTACTAA CTGGACATCCATAGATACTGGAACCGCATGTCGATCAATGGGCTATTCGGATGGAGGCTTCTGGAAATGGTTCCGTCGGAACAATGACACGTACCCATTTGTAATGCCGAAACCAGATTGCCACGGAGCCGCAAAAAACCTTTGGGATTGCCCCGCATTCTCGAATCCTCAGAAAATCAGATTGTCGGAAAATCTGTGTCAAGGAGAAGACGACATTGGAATCTACTGCTGGGGCCCGCCAACATTCACCGGATGGGCACGGCATTGGAAGGGTATCCAGATTTTGAACTCCCCGTTTCACTATGTGAACTCGGATCCTGATCTGGTTGCGGTTAATCGAGAATCGGATTCGAGGCTCGAGTTTGTGGATATTTTGTACGCTGGATATGATGG agTGAACAAAAACACAACATCAGCTTTATACATAGAAGGAGTGCCTCCGATAATGAACGGGCTTCGGATTGAACACAGTGCCCGAGATGGCTTACAACTCCTGGATGCGAATGGCCCCGCGATAATTGCCAACTCGACTTTCTCCTACAATCGAGGGCATGGAATTTCTGTCGTTAACACCACCGACgctagaatttttattaataacaCAAAAATCCAAGGAAACTGGGGAGATGGAATTTGGTATAAGCAGCAGACGGGGGTGAATCTTATTGACTACGGTATGCGGGAGCGACGGAGCATTGGGAGTGGACGGCTCGAGGAGCAGAAGCCAAGAATCGATATGTGTGCCGAGCACCGGGTTGATGATAATCACTTCTTTCCTCACTTGATCGctgtgaatttgaaaaatcgaacataTCTGGATCTTGCGCAACCGGCGATTTGCTGGATG ACGGTCTCCCTTCCACCGAGACTACCGTACACCTACAGTATCCAATGGCTTCACATCCGTGACCGTAATCCTCAAACCGCCCGTACCACGCTTCTCGTCTGTGATTCAAATAACGTAGATGAAAATTCGTGTTCGACGCCGAGATTCCGGATTCCTATCCGGAATGAGATATTCCCGCAGAGTATCTCTTTGAAAAGCTCAGGGAAACCACTATATCTAGCCTTGGAGCACGTTTTAGACGGAGATCAAGCAGGATATGTTCAAGGAGACGTTCATCTTCTATTCAATATCCATGCTTCGGTTTTGG acaaagcCTATTACGGTTTGAACGTCACCAATTGCATCATTGAGAAGAACACAGGAAACGGAGTATTCGCCAATGATATCCGTGAAAGAACCGCTCTGACAAATGTAACACTGGATGAAAATCAGGGATACGCTGGGTTTTTGGTAAAA GATGGAGCAGCAGACATCTGGCTCAATGAGACTAGGATTCTGAATAATTGGGGTGATGGAATGAATATATCGTATGCTGGCGGAAGTATAATGGTGAATGGAACACGAATTGAGAAGAACCGTTGGAGAGGTGCTGCTATCCATTACAATCAGACTCTTCCGTTTTTGCCAATGTACAATGAGGTGATCTTCAAAGGACGCCCCTCGAATAATAAGTTCTACCTTCCAACAATAATATCGGAGAATGAATGGGGAGGTCTTCTAGTCGGTAATTTCTGTGCTTATTCGAATGAATCTAATTGGCATTCGAAATACCGTATTCCAATCAACTCTGTGTATCCGAAGCTTGTGCCGAAAATCCTTATTTCTTGGGTAGAATTTCTGAAGAATCAGTATCATCCGTCAATGGAAATATtctcgtgtcgagacccggaTGTGATATGGAATATAGTTGACGTGACTGGAAATCGGATTGATGGAAATCTGGGTTATGGTATGCGGATTGCACCGGCCGTCAATATGCACACGGTGATTAACTCCAATCAGTTTTTACACAACAATGACACAACATTGTATATCAGGAATGCACAGTGGCCGGAGCTCGGTGATTTGCCAGCGGAG GTCACAATTTCCAAGAATGTGTTCAAATTCAATGTGGctaaatatattatttcaatCGGAATGAATGAAGATGCTCCACGACAGTTTCTAACATTCAATCAACAGAATGAG atcCGAGCCAACACGGTATTTGACCCGTTTCCGTCCTTGCCGCCACGTAGCACTCCTTACGCAGCTCTCGTAGTTTCCTCGTCAAATGTGAAGATTCATAGAAATTGCTTTAACAACGAACGTTCAAAATATGAGATAGCCACCGAGCTGGAGCAACATGCCAAGTGGATAGATGCTCGCGAGAATAATTGGGGATTTCAGGAGATCCCGCGATTTATTGATAAGTTTTTTGATCAATTCAACCGATATTCCTTGGCATCCATCGATATCGAACCTTACATGGCTGCGTGCAACCAGAGAATGCCTTATATAACCTTGTTGAATGGTGCATTCCGTCAGTTCAAGAAACAATCAGAGCCATTCAAGCTTGGAGGAATCATCTATGAGAATCATGATTTGCTTAAAGGACGTTATCAAGTCACTGAAGATCTTCAAGTTGTACCCGGTGCCAAGCTAACTATTGCATCCGGGTCAGTGCTTGAATTTCAGCATGGGATTGGAATGTTAGTTCAAGGAGATTTGATAAGAAATGAGTACGATCAAGATGAAAAGGTAATCTTTACCTCTACTCCGTTCACATTGGAAAGGAGGTCCGATATTCGCCTGGTAGATGTGGATGGGAACTATGAGGTGACAGAGGGAAGGCTAGAAGTTCTTGTTGACGATCAATGGGGTACTGTATGCAATCGAAGTTGGACCCCGCAGCTGACAATCCTGGCGTGCAATCAGCTGGGACTAGTGGCCGATGTTCAGTATTTTGAGAACTGGAGAATATTCCCGGAGCCTGGAGACTTGCCAATGATCATGGACAATATAAGATGTGAGGAAAATGAAGTGGATATCACAAAATGTCGGCATGATGGAGTGGAAAGGAATTGTGCGGCAGGATGCAGAAGCACGGAAGTTGTTG GTCTCCGATGTCTTGAACCACGTTGGGCGGGTGTTAGGTACAGCTTACTTGCCAACCCACCTACCGTAACCGGCCAGACTACAATGGACAACTGGAGGATCGAAAAAGGAGGACTATTCAACTTCCGTACGTCTGAGTTTTGTGCAGCTTTTAAAGTTGATTGGAACTATCATACCTTTCATCGGCTGGAGATTCGC aacaatttcTGGGATGGTATCGATGTTGTTTACAATGACTTGGTCAAAAAACCAGCGATTCGAAACAGTGTGATCTATAACAATCGCAGAAATGGATTCCACATAAGATCTGccgggattactgtagaaaacGTAACTATCAATTTTAATGGTCAATCCGGAATGAGATACAATCCATCGTTATCTGCGTTGGAGCAAAATGACATTGTCTCTTGGCTAAGCTTAAAGGAGCAACCAGAGTTGGAGGCgaataacatttttcgaatacCTGATCAGCAGCTAGACCTCATAGAGGTTATGGAGAGTAATCTGAATCAGAGGAAGTTTCTGGTTGCTGCAGAGACACAGGATTGTCCAGCAG ATCCCCATCAAGAATGTGTCTACAACCTAATGATCCGATCAGTTGGCTACCAATATGGCCTCGCTTCAAAAATGGCGATCCAAATTGTCAATGCGCCTTCAAATGTTTCAGACGAGGACGCCATTTTCACAGAGGTCTCGACTGGAAAATCGTGGAGCGCGAGGAAGGATCAGGTTTAT tttCCTGTGGTCTCCACTGAAAATGCAATGCGGATGAGATACACGAGATCGTTTGGAAAACCGAAATTGGTAATCTTGGTGCTCTTCCTAGATA CCCAAGAATATGTTGACCGCTTCATTCATCTTTACAAATCCCGTGTTGAAGACAATCAATACGGCTTTTCTTCAGTTCATTATTCCAATCTGACATACTCTGACGGGCGCTTGTCAAATCGATGGAACAATGAGAAAATCTGGCTGCAAAAAGTGAACTTCACTCGAAATTCAGAAGCAGTCATGTGGCTGCACTCTCCACAACATGCCGTGGTCCCCGGAACCCCCATCGCAGAGATTACTTATCATTTTGACAATTGTAGTGTTACTGATAATAGCGGACCCATCATTGAATCGCATCGTGACTTGTACGCGTCTGCGAACGTTTTTCATTGGATTTTGTGGTCGAATACGTTTGCCAATAATTCGAGAAGTGGAATTGCGGTGGCGTTACCGGATACTTATGATTTGCTTGCAAAGCAGACGCATAGCTTTTGGCtgactgaaaatcgatttgaaCGGAACTctgagttcaaaattttgcttgACGGATATTATGCGTTCGCTAACATTTCTTCCAATAATTTCACACTCAACACAGCACCAAAACAATTTGGAATGGTGGAGCTACGTGGAATGGAGAAAAACCTAATTTGTGAACGCAATCGGTTCTTCTTCAATTGGGGTCACTGGATGATCAAATTGGATGCAACGTCACAATATCTCCGACAAATCGATGTGCCAAGCTATGTTCAATATAACTACATTGAAAAGAATAGGTTCATAAATCAGCGAGGAGATTACGTTGATATGTGGCCCAGATCTTATGCACTCGGAGTTTTTGGATCTCAAAAGGTGGAAGTTCATTTCAATCGATTCTTCAACGAGTTGATCGATTTCGAGTTGGTTTCTGGGGCTAAG TACTCTGACGTCTTCGAAACAATGAACACAACGCATAACTGGTGGGGTACCGGAAACGAAGCAGTCATCGCTCAACGCGTTTTCGATTTCGACGACTGGAACACGTTCACCCGTGCGGAATGGACGCCGTTCTACGTGTCCAACGATTTGTCAATCAATTTCTGGTGGAATCCGTGGCGCGACGGGCAACTGGCAAACGCCACATATCTGGAGCCGGGTGTACATGATTTGCACGGACGCGTGTATGAGGACAAGAATCTGACCCTGATCACAGAGCGATGGTACTCGTTTCCATACAACTACCGCCCGTTCCGACCCTACCGTATCACTCGTGACGTCACTATTATGCCTGGAGCCACGTTGTATATCGAGCAGAATGTGGAAGTTCATGTTTGGCCCAACGTTCGGATTTTGGTGCTAGGGAACTTGGTGGCCAGGGGAGAGTATTGGCAACCGATCAG ATTCAAACCCATCAATGTCACAGAATACATGCAATACAAAGGGGAGATACCAACGGAATACAGAAAGAAGAGAGGAATCGAGTGGCCAGAAAAGAGCCAACGGCATGCTGGTTATGCTCACCTTGCTGGGCCTAATGGACCTTTTGTTATAAAGGGAACCTCAGGAAATTCGAAGCTCTCAGATCATCTTGAGCGAACGAAGCGGCATGATTGTCAGTGGCCTGAAAATCCAAATCACCCCCACGAGTCGATTCATCCTGACACCCCAAACGGCCCCTACAGACTGAAGGGCTTAAAGCAGGAGAGACCAAAGCGTGCTTCAGATAGATCAAAGCCGGATTTGGTCTACCGTGACTTCCCAACTCTGCATCGTGACGATCCCTACTACCAACGCTTCACAGTTTCCCTGACAACAAACGGATCGGATTACGGAAGAGCTGGATTTATACAGATCTACAACGCCACCACAGGAGAAGTAGTTCCGAGCTGTGATCGGCAATTTACAATCAGAAATGCGCAAGTTGTGTGCCGAGAGCTTGGTCTGCAAACTCAGAACGTCTATCACTGGCTCACTCCAAGGTGGGACTACAATCCTCATGtgagaattctgaaaacttacaTGGAACCACGGCAATGTCGAGGTGATGAACCCAGTTTGGATCGCTGTGACTTAAGACTTTCTGGCAATGATTCTCAGTGGATGTGTATGGACTCGGAACACTTCAACTATGTTTACTGCGGATCTAATAGAAGTTTGAGCCGAGACTATATCGGAAACTGGGGTGGTATCACTTTTGCTCAACCTAATCTTGAACACGCTTACGGCGAGAAGAGCGGAGCAAAGAAGGAGAAGTCAATTCTACAGTACGTCGAGATAGTTGGCGGTGGCGCTGGTCACAAAGATTCGTGGCAAAGCGCAGGTCTTCAAGTATTCCATCGATCACCAATACTCGATCATATTAACGTGACGAATTGCTCGGTTCACGGTATTCAAGTAATTTCTCCGAATGATCGTATCACACTGGCCAACCTGAACGTCACGTTCAATCAGGGGCAAGGAGTGAACATACTGACAACGTTCGTGCAGGCGCCAAGTTCTTCACAAAATGCAATGAGAAAACCTATGAGTATTCCGTATTACACGCAAGGAATGTTGGACATGTGCGCTGCTAGAAAACGGTTCGAGGTGGAGAATCGAATTATG CTCTACTATAAATACGACTCCTACCCTGTTGATTGTGTGAAGGTCTTCACTTCTCGAGGAAGACGTGTTGCTTTCCGAATAGTCCAATATCAGCTCTACTCATCTCCCACCGATCTTGGTAGATCTGATGCTCTTCGCCTCTACAGTTCGGAATCCTTTGCGCCCATGGCACTGCTCGCTGACTTTAGAAGTGATTATCAGTCAGTGGATCCATCTGTAGCTGTGACTTCCGATGAGATTGCTGTTCATCTCCGAGCAACTGCCGCAGACGGGGTTTATGGATTTATCGCAGAGGTTTCGGCGCTTCCAAGTAACGCTGAGCAgc ACACAGTCGGAGAAATCATCATTCGAGGATCAAGAGTTGATCATAACGATCGTGGAGCTATTGAATATTCAAACCTTGGAGAAATGAGCCCGAACCTTGTAATCGAGAGTTCCTCCTTTGCATTCAATGGGATCCATTTGTTCGGGAACATTTCTACGTCGAGTCAGGCTGTGCAACTGAACCTGCATAATactgtatttttcttattCCGTGCCAACTCTATTGCTCACAATCGTGGAGGACTGTACATTTCTGCAACATCAAGCAGTCCAGTTGTCCGTCTGGGAGCACTCATTAAAAATTGCCTATTCGCTTATAACAGTAACTCGACGGCTTTGGCGTTAAGCGGAAATAACTATCAAGTG ATCACCCTGCTCAACAATATCATCAGCCACAACTTTGCTCTCTACCATGACACTATAGTTGCACATGACGTGGCAATCAACATGACACGTAACACGCTATTTTCAAATACGGGACTTCATACACTGGACATTCATGCCAACTCAAAACTGTCTGTTGATAAAAATACGTTCTTCTACAACAATTTCTATGATAACTTGGCACTTGGACACGGTCAGCAGTACCTTGAAATGTACGGATATCAGCCTGCAAAAGAGAATAATGAGTTCTTCAATCGACCTAGAAGGGATCTTGTGAAGAGACAG GTTCTCACCCAGCAAGGAGTTTCATTCGACTGGTGGACTCATGTGGACAACGAGACCACCAGATACAGATCCACCATAATCGCTGGAAGCTCTCAGGAAGTTTTCAAGTTCAACACATTCAATGATCCTCTGAACGACTACGAGTTGACTACAGGACGACAATCTCCGTACGAAATGGGGTCTATCGACGCGAAGGAAAACTATTGGGGTTACCCGGGAACTGTTGGTGTCGCCGCAGGAAAGATTCGAGATCATGAAGACTATCCGGGATTGGTGAAGGTTGACTTTACACCTGTGTTGGAGTCGAACACTAGTCTGATTGAGGGAGATTGTCCGGCTGGATGGTTCCAG GCTGGTCATGAAGAATTCAAGTCGTGCTTCCTATTCGTCCCATCTGCTGTCACCTTCTCAAGAGCAGTTGAGTATTGTGAGGAGCTCGACGCATTCGTGCCATATTTGCGCATCAACGACATCCTCCAGTCCCAGCTTGCTCAGCGAATTGAGAAATTCTCAATTGACTTGAGAACTGATCAGGAACGTTTGAAGCCATATGGAATGGATGATGATATTCCAGTTTGGATCAGCGCGGTCAATATCCCCAACACTCAATGCGGTTGGCTCCGGTCGAGATCCAAGAAAATCGAGCAAGCGAATTGTAATCTATTAACGGCATTCATTTGTGAGAAAGGAACGCATCCGTATTCGGAGCCGATTCTCTGGAGACCAGGAATCATTATTCCAATCATTTTAGCTGCAGTAATTCTATTCTTACTAGTAATTCTGCTGATCTGTTGGTGTGTCAAgtcaagaaaaagaaatgattTGCTGGGTGAACGGAAGGAGAACATACGGGCCAGTATGAGGCTTCAAAA aTTGCACCAGGAGCATGAGAAACGAGAAATGAAGCGGGGCTCCGATCATACTCACACTTCGGGACACGCTAGTCTGAATAGTGGTTCGACTGTTAGTGCCTATAGCGG aAGAGCTATCCACCGGCCGCCAGCCTATCAGAGTGACACTCTGAGCACCGCCACGTCAGAGAACACCTACTCATATGCCTATACTCCACATGGGGGCCCGACAGCCAGCTATAACACACG ACCATCCCGCTCGGTGTCCACAAATCCAAACGGTTACTCGGAAATCACccatcctacagtaacccagaccacaactacagtaccctatcGATCCACGTCATCACCTAACAACCACGTCAGAATGCGACCATATCAGCCACGCAGTGATACTGCTTCGAACGCCACGTTGTCATACACTACAGACTCTGAACGTACATCGACTGCGACTGATCTTTCGAGTTCTTATACATCGGATGCATCTGAAAGTACCGTACAGAGTACTGTAGTGAATAAAAGACGGTCACCCCAGCCGCCAGTATCCCCCATTCCAAGAGCACCCCCGCTCAGAAATTCCAACGGATTTTTGGCCAGTActaacaattttcaaccatTGCCAACGGATATTCCGATgag ATCGGATCCGGAACTTAATCATTTTGTCGAACTTCACGCTGCACCACGCACTGGAGGATCTATTCGCTTCAAAAAGCCAGCCATGGAAACGTCTATGTGA
- the rpl-38 gene encoding Large ribosomal subunit protein eL38 (Confirmed by transcript evidence), translating into MPKEIKEIKDFLVKARRKDAKSVKIKKNSNNTKFKVRCASYLYTLVVADKDKAEKLKQSLPPGIQVKELK; encoded by the exons ATGCCAAAGGAAATCAAGGAGATCAAAGACTTCTTGGTCAAGGCCCGTAGAAAGGATGCCAAGTCCGTCAAGATAAAGAAGAACTCCAACAACACCAAGTTCAAGGTTCGCTGCGCCAGCTACCTCTACACCCTCGTCGTCGcc gacaaGGATAAGGCCGAGAAGCTGAAGCAATCCCTTCCACCAGGCATCCAAGTCAAGGAGCTCAAGTAG